From a single Campylobacter concisus genomic region:
- a CDS encoding 16S rRNA (uracil(1498)-N(3))-methyltransferase codes for MKFLYDKNAGNESLKIVNEAFLHLKARRMQAGERISVRNLRDFKEYIYEIDEIDRRSASLSLVFASSNGEQKFDFMIAWAIVDPKTIEKTLPFLNELGVGKIAFVYTKFSQANFKIDIERLNYINALSCEQCGRTSLMEFEIYKNLDELMSVYKNVSAINFGGKSLNEKKDDELLIIGPEGGFSEDETAKFKNSYCLNTKNILRSQTAVISVAAKFLA; via the coding sequence ATGAAATTTTTATATGATAAAAATGCAGGTAATGAAAGCTTAAAGATAGTAAATGAAGCCTTTTTGCACCTAAAAGCTAGAAGAATGCAAGCTGGTGAGCGAATAAGTGTTAGAAATTTACGAGATTTTAAAGAGTATATTTATGAAATTGATGAGATTGATAGGCGAAGTGCGAGCTTAAGTCTTGTCTTTGCCAGCTCAAATGGCGAGCAAAAATTCGACTTTATGATCGCTTGGGCTATTGTCGATCCAAAGACGATCGAAAAGACATTGCCATTTTTAAATGAACTTGGCGTTGGTAAAATAGCTTTTGTCTATACTAAATTTTCTCAAGCAAATTTTAAGATAGATATTGAAAGGCTAAACTACATAAATGCTCTATCTTGCGAGCAGTGCGGACGAACTTCACTAATGGAGTTTGAAATTTATAAAAATTTGGACGAGCTAATGAGCGTTTATAAAAATGTCTCAGCTATAAATTTTGGTGGTAAAAGCTTAAATGAAAAAAAAGATGACGAGCTTTTAATAATCGGCCCAGAGGGTGGATTTAGCGAGGATGAGACGGCTAAATTTAAAAATAGCTACTGCCTAAATACTAAAAATATCTTAAGATCACAGACTGCGGTTATCTCAGTAGCGGCAAAATTCCTAGCTTAA
- the rsmI gene encoding 16S rRNA (cytidine(1402)-2'-O)-methyltransferase, which produces MLYFIPTPIGNLEDISLRAIRILRECEIAICEDTRVCKSLINLLNERFDASINISKFIPLHTHNENDFFVNLSDDFFSRNVAYMSDAGMPGISDPGVSLVRYAQKNDIKYEILSGANAALLSVVASGLCDKEFVFLGFLPNTGRDRALAIQNALNLAYPAVIYESPKRILSLVQSIANLEPEREIFAIKEATKKFESKFKDSAKNLVQILEKVNLSGEWAIVISKSDKTATQNITKDEIFSLDLAPKVKAKLLNKITGEDVKKIYDELIKA; this is translated from the coding sequence TTGCTCTACTTTATTCCTACTCCAATAGGAAATTTAGAAGATATCTCGCTTCGTGCGATTAGAATTTTGCGTGAATGCGAGATAGCTATTTGCGAAGATACAAGAGTCTGCAAAAGTCTTATAAACTTGCTAAATGAACGTTTTGACGCAAGTATAAATATATCAAAATTTATTCCACTTCACACTCACAACGAAAATGATTTTTTTGTAAATTTAAGTGATGATTTTTTTAGCAGAAATGTAGCCTACATGAGCGATGCTGGCATGCCGGGCATAAGCGATCCAGGCGTTAGCCTAGTAAGATACGCTCAAAAAAATGATATCAAATACGAAATTTTAAGCGGAGCAAACGCCGCACTTCTAAGCGTGGTCGCAAGCGGGCTTTGCGATAAAGAATTTGTTTTCTTAGGCTTTTTACCAAATACCGGTAGAGACAGAGCTTTAGCTATACAAAATGCTTTAAATTTAGCCTATCCAGCCGTAATCTATGAAAGCCCAAAACGTATATTAAGCTTGGTGCAAAGCATCGCAAATTTAGAGCCAGAGAGAGAAATTTTTGCTATAAAAGAGGCTACGAAAAAATTTGAGAGTAAGTTTAAAGATAGTGCTAAAAATTTAGTCCAAATTTTAGAAAAAGTAAATTTAAGTGGAGAGTGGGCGATTGTCATCTCAAAAAGTGACAAAACAGCCACTCAAAATATTACAAAAGATGAGATATTTTCACTTGATCTTGCCCCAAAAGTGAAAGCAAAATTACTTAACAAA
- the rpmE gene encoding 50S ribosomal protein L31 has protein sequence MKKDIHPEYVDCTVTCACGNTFKTKSNKSEIRIDICDKCHPFFTGSEKIVDSAGRVEKFKKKYAQK, from the coding sequence ATGAAAAAAGATATCCATCCAGAATACGTAGATTGCACTGTAACTTGTGCTTGCGGAAACACTTTTAAAACAAAGTCAAACAAAAGCGAGATCAGAATTGACATTTGCGACAAGTGCCACCCATTTTTCACAGGCAGCGAAAAGATAGTTGATAGTGCTGGCCGTGTTGAGAAATTTAAGAAAAAATACGCTCAAAAATAA